From Andrena cerasifolii isolate SP2316 chromosome 12, iyAndCera1_principal, whole genome shotgun sequence, a single genomic window includes:
- the Gbeta13f gene encoding guanine nucleotide-binding protein subunit beta-1: MSELETLRQEADALKNAIRDARKAACDTTLVQATSGMEPIGRIQMRTRRTLRGHLAKIYAMHWGSDSRNLVSASQDGKLIVWDSYTTNKVHAIPLRSSWVMTCAYAPSGSYVACGGLDNICSIYSLKTREGNVRVSRELPGHTGYLSCCRFYNDNQIVTSSGDMTCALWDIETGQQCTSFIGHTGDVMSLSLSPDMRTFVSGACDASAKLWDIREGSCKQTFPGHESDINAVTFFPNGFAFATGSDDATCRLFDIRADQELAMYSHDNIICGITSVAFSKSGRLLLAGYDDFNCNVWDSMKAERAGILAGHDNRVSCLGVTEDGMAVATGSWDSFLRIWN, translated from the exons GATGCCAGGAAAGCAGCGTGCGACACGACGCTGGTCCAGGCCACGTCGGGCATGGAACCCATCGGTCGAATACAGATGCGCACGAGACGCACCCTCCGCGGTCACTTAGCCAAGATTTACGCGATGCACTGGGGCAGTGACTCAAG GAACCTAGTATCGGCGTCGCAGGATGGGAAGCTGATCGTGTGGGACAGTTACACCACCAACAAAGTTCACGCGATCCCGTTGCGCTCCTCGTGGGTGATGACCTGTGCGTACGCGCCGTCAGGCAGTTACGTGGCCTGCGGTGGGCTGGATAACATTTGCTCCATCTATAGCCTTAAAACCAGGGAAGGGAACGTGAGAGTCAGCAGAGAGCTACCAGGCCACACTGGATACCTGTCGTGCTGTCGATTCTATAACGACAACCAGATCGTCACCAGTTCCGGTGACATGACTTG TGCCCTGTGGGACATAGAAACTGGCCAACAGTGCACATCCTTCATCGGGCACACAGGCGACGTGATGTCCTTATCCTTGTCGCCAGACATGCGCACCTTCGTATCCGGTGCGTGTGACGCGAGCGCGAAACTCTGGGACATCCGCGAGGGATCTTGCAAGCAGACCTTCCCGGGCCACGAGAGTGACATAAACGCCGTCACG TTCTTCCCGAATGGATTCGCTTTCGCGACGGGCTCGGACGACGCGACTTGCAGACTCTTCGACATCAGGGCGGATCAGGAGCTGGCGATGTACAGCCACGACAATATTATCTGCGGCATCACGAGCGTGGCGTTCAGCAAGAGCGGCAGATTACTGCTGGCCGGCTACGACGACTTCAACTGCAACGTCTGGGATTCCATGAAGGCCGAGCGAGCTG GGATCCTCGCCGGCCACGATAATCGCGTGTCCTGCTTGGGCGTGACGGAGGACGGCATGGCGGTAGCGACAGGCTCCTGGGACTCGTTCCTGCGTATTTGGAACTAA
- the LOC143375366 gene encoding uncharacterized protein LOC143375366: protein MEKKLIYSSPNVATSYLEFRESIRDRKFEATFDQPGVGIAVDDGAMGSATLEEIEATETDETSTTGRMKDDEDATDIEENGDIPVEDSQVIAQQESRPVNSSSPQDYLEKLAEITESGCPRTEEEVRRTLKRIAEGKAEIESRKSEALKDLSVEFNEFERLVAEQRAFEEKCPATDAKFGESEESLDLTGRRTDAIEMPLTKDRVAESFKIKTMRKGVADDEERRRAELLQECLQVIPRKEEAEEEGVDSIGSQVTMKPEVKLEEEKDNVARIFAAISTEMAEEKAESSAETSKEAARPATKLPSSIVKDIISDTEDSLFWEMSKEPERTYIKGKVYDFDKKKHGVRMTEGFLKKHCKVNKLYQTPCLNDVLYLHYKGFSFIENLERYTGLKCLWLENNGIREIANLENQSELRCLYLQNNLVNRIENLEQLTKLDTLNLSHNSIRRIENLDCLKFLNTLNLSHNYLRGTGDIEHLRSLDSLSVLDVSYNRIDTEQLVDILGDMKELRVACLMGNPVVKTIRLYRKTMILKCKSLKYLDDRPVFPRDRACAEAWMRGGPDEEAAERRRWIQAEQKKINDSVEALINKRKLRKPVGTSEKEAEDTKKQTKEDEEAVCTSNELLHLEKSEKTSGVSSSSSSSVSSSSDEEAENGREDGTGQKRAEKSDGRSPMAEEEKKACGGIGDELLLPRATQTARRLKTPPRLIEEITETKEEYVAGDGERKRLAQEILDARWSGDDPPGGCDLTRELAHYEKLVPETTNETETTPGSCAAEQRNDREFDRRGKKQSSSLDSRNASDDKRLAATADSISPFSEGDPRKSSVVNSSVSCDIMKSGGSSRKKGGAAGITTNVGEESLCRDVLEDYRRRDDRCVLSSQLNSIREDMKQFCAGVDKFVEDNNIVFKNGDVKGFWGDGLEASPPGSAEGDDVGKEKERPMSGEKEDNFKWWSTKERKLRMKEIMMRRDEEAKGRMEKENGEFGRGNLGKIEIVEEDTSEKVSEQNSTQEEKTEGVYDLLNLKTYSKLLLQDVKTHAEDEGNSTHSAPTEPEQAEASAGVFSSLFNELECNSRRNAKLETSKSLGYHELLTIEEIEEVGEDSPGYHPSVIEEPPSTSDTPILESSEEKLEQESVRIEIVEVTSDVTPVNSTDDESDSESVETVINLQEKPVAIHEEAKCSDRKAEADKETTNAQEENRPECCPIGAAESVQVQMFHKEYESPETRTWNAVAMASQAGKSNHSAKSCKRTCDCECLGVARKKSHMIEEMEPEESNDTKAISEASARCREHLTKEVKRFARKESPLIDRCIENLINNQGTAGGNWMSNCNFNEFVACTAATVGSAKPPPPAPFCGSLANSLARPASSRERPRGGESASDVQDVQSSIVQLFKGSEATEKFDSPMGKVIDMCEQFCHQLDRTNERKKLLIEPDFVKGGRTDAAGKRRDALSPRETKQSTKKQTGPLIEVIAKNPANVDGTEGEPEEPPPVDPEDPTMNAALKDRILKSINAPKSEEQMERAKKSADKLMKFSREAMAKGKPLLDRPSTTCNQQLQLTDSRRFFMELMKEEDSAQEVEAVDKGELGAGAGNLVTRVSEGGDAKADATAKIERAAEGRITGGDGSQRGHSDAEADNAGKARKSLEMQVVQEN, encoded by the exons ATGGAGAAGAAGCTGATTTACTCTTCGCCCAACGTGGCTACCTCTTATTTGGAATTCAGGGAGAGCATAAGAGATCGGAAATTTGAAGCAACTTTCGATCAGCCTGGTGTAGGAATCGCTGTAGATGACGGGGCGATGGGATCAGCCACGTTGGAGGAGATAGAAGCTACTGAAACTGATGAAACGTCGACGACGGGTCGAATGAAAGACGATGAGGACGCAACGGATATTGAGGAGAATGGAGACATTCCAGTCGAAGACAGTCAAGTAATAGCGCAGCAAGAGAGTAGGCCAGTGAATTCAAGCTCCCCGCAAGATTACCTGGAGAAGCTGGCAGAGATCACGGAGTCGGGTTGTCCTAGAACGGAGGAAGAGGTTCGGCGGACGTTGAAGAGGATCGCCGAGGGAAAGGCAGAAATAGAGAGCAGGAAGAGCGAGGCATTGAAGGATCTCTCGGTGGAGTTCAATGAATTCGAGAGGCTTGTCGCTGAGCAGAGAGCTTTCGAGGAGAAGTGTCCTGCAACTGACGCGAAGTTCGGCGAGTCTGAGGAGAGCCTGGATTTAACGGGACGACGAACCGACGCGATTGAGATGCCTCTGACGAAGGATCGGGTGGCGGAGAGTTTCAAAATCAAAACTATGCGGAAGGGTGTCGCGGACGACGAGGAGAGACGGCGCGCGGAATTGCTGCAGGAATGTTTGCAAGTTATCCCCCGGAAAGAGGAGGCAGAGGAGGAGGGTGTAGATTCCATTGGAAGTCAAGTAACAATGAAGCCGGAGGTGAAGctcgaagaggagaaggacaaCGTTGCTCGAATTTTTGCCGCGATCTCCACGGAAATGGCCGAGGAGAAAGCAGAGTCTTCGGCGGAAACTTCGAAAGAGGCTGCGAGACCGGCGACGAAGTTGCCCAGCAGCATCGTGAAGGACATTATCAGCGACACGGAGGACTCCCTTTTCTGGGAGATGTCCAAGGAACCGGAGAGGACGTACATCAAGGGGAAAGTGTACGACTTTGATAAGAAGAAGCATGGTGTCAG GATGACAGAGGGCTTCCTGAAGAAACACTGCAAGGTGAACAAGCTCTACCAGACTCCGTGCCTCAACGACGTGCTGTATCTTCATTACAAAG GCTTCTCGTTCATCGAGAACCTCGAGAGGTACACGGGCCTGAAGTGTTTGTGGCTGGAGAACAACGGGATCCGCGAGATCGCGAATCTGGAGAACCAGAGCGAGCTGAGGTGCCTGTACCTCCAGAACAACCTGGTCAACAGAATCGAGAACCTCGAGCAACTGACCAAGCTGGACACCCTCAACCTATCTCACAACTCCATACGGAGGATCGAGAATCTCG ATTGCCTCAAGTTCCTGAATACTCTAAACCTGTCGCACAACTACCTGCGAGGGACCGGTGACATCGAGCACCTACGGTCGCTGGACAGCCTCTCGGTGCTGGACGTCTCTTACAACAGGATAGACACCGAGCAACTGGTCGAT ATCCTGGGCGACATGAAAGAATTGCGCGTGGCGTGCCTGATGGGTAACCCGGTGGTGAAGACGATCAGGCTGTACCGGAAGACGATGATACTGAAGTGCAAGAGTCTCAAATACCTGGACGACAGGCCAGTGTTCCCTAGGGATCGCGCTTGCGCCGAAGCTTG GATGCGCGGGGGACCAGACGAGGAGGCAGCGGAGCGGAGGCGATGGATCCAGGCGGAGCAGAAGAAGATCAACGATAGCGTGGAAG CCCTGATAAACAAAAGGAAGCTGCGCAAACCGGTCGGGACGTCCGAAAAGGAGGCGGAGGATACGAAGAAGCAGACGAAGGAGGACGAAGAAGCAGTGTGCACCAGCAACGAGCTG CTCCATCTAGAGAAGAGCGAGAAAACGTCCGGCGTCTCGTCCTCCTCCAGCTCCTccgtgtcctcgtcgtcggACGAAGAGGCGGAGAACGGCCGGGAGGATGGGACCGGGCAAAAACGAGCCGAGAAAAGTGACGGAAGGAGCCCAATGgcggaggaagaaaagaaagccTGCGGCGGGATCGGCGACGAGCTTTTGCTGCCCCGCGCGACACAG ACGGCAAGGAGGCTGAAGACACCGCCGAGATTGATAGAGGAGATAACAGAGACGAAGGAGGAGTACGTGGCTGGCGATGGTGAACGGAAGAGGCTCGCCCAGGAAATTTTGGACGCGCGATGGAGCGGCGACGATCCACCAGGTGGCTGCGACCTGACCAGAGAACTGGCCCATTACGAGAAACTCGTCCCGGAGACGACCAACGAAACCGAAACTACACCTGGATCTTGCGCGGCCGAGCAGAGGAACGATAGGGAATTCGATCGCCGAGGCAAGAAACAGAGTTCGTCGTTGGACTCGCGAAACGCTTCCGACGATAAACGGCTGGCAGCGACCGCTGACAGCATTTCTCCATTTTCAGAGGGCGATCCAAGGAAATCGTCCGTGGTCAATTCCTCCGTTTCTTGCGACATTATGAAGTCGGGCGGTAGCTCGAGAAAGAAGGGGGGAGCAGCAGGGATTACGACGAATGTGGGCGAGGAAAGCTTGTGCAGGGATGTTTTGGAGGATTATAGGAGAAGGGATGATCGATGCGTGTTGAGCAGCCAGCTGAACAGCATTCGCGAGGATATGAAACAGTTCTGCGCTGGCGTGGACAAGTTCGTCGAGGATAATAATATTGTTTTCAAGAACGGCGATGTTAAAGGGTTCTGGGGTGATGGACTGGAGGCAAGTCCTCCTGGGTCTGCTGAAGGGGATGATGTGGGTAAGGAGAAGGAACGTCCGATGTCCGGCGAGAAGGAGGACAATTTTAAATGGTGGAGCACGAAGGAGAGGAAGCTGAGGATGAAGGAGATCATGATGAGAAGGGATGAAGAGGCGAAGGGGCGGATGGAGAAGGAGAATGGGGAGTTCGGGAGAGGAAATTTGGGGAAAATTGAAATCGTTGAAGAAGACACGTCGGAGAAAGTTTCAGAGCAAAACAGTACGCAGGAAGAAAAGACCGAGGGAGTCTACGATTTGTTAAACCTGAAGACCTATTCCAAGCTTCTCCTGCAAGATGTGAAAACCCACGCGGAAGACGAAGGTAACTCGACACATTCCGCGCCCACCGAGCCAGAACAAGCAGAAGCTTCCGCAGGCGTGTTTTCTTCACTGTTCAACGAGTTAGAATGCAATAGTCGAAGGAACGCGAAGCTTGAGACGTCAAAGTCCCTCGGCTATCACGAGTTATTAACCATAGAGGAGATCGAGGAGGTTGGCGAAGATTCGCCGGGATATCATCCCTCTGTCATCGAGGAACCCCCATCGACTAGTGATACTCCAATATTGGAGAGCAGCGAGGAGAAGCTTGAACAAGAATCAGTTCGAATAGAAATCGTGGAAGTGACTTCCGACGTCACGCCTGTCAATTCCACCGACGATGAATCCGATAGCGAATCTGTGGAGACTGTGATCAATCTTCAGGAGAAACCGGTGGCAATCCACGAGGAAGCAAAGTGTTCTGATCGGAAAGCAGAAGCCGATAAGGAAACCACGAACGCGCAAGAAGAGAACAGGCCCGAGTGCTGCCCCATCGGGGCTGCGGAGAGCGTCCAAGTGCAAATGTTTCATAAAGAATACGAGAGTCCTGAGACTCGGACTTGGAACGCGGTGGCGATGGCGTCGCAAGCTGGGAAATCGAATCACTCCGCGAAATCGTGTAAAAGGACGTGCGACTGCGAGTGCCTGGGCGTTGCCAGGAAAAAGTCGCACATGATCGAGGAAATGGAACCTGAAGAGAGCAATGACACGAAGGCAATCAGCGAAGCGTCCGCAAGGTGCAGGGAGCATTTAACGAAAGAGGTGAAGAGGTTCGCGAGGAAGGAGTCGCCTCTGATCGACAGGTGTATAGAGAACTTGATAAATAACCAAGGAACTGCAGGTGGGAATTGGATGTCGAACTGCAATTTCAACGAATTCGTCGCCTGCACAGCCGCGACTGTCGGCTCTGCCAAGCCGCCTCCACCTGCTCCTTTCTGCGGAAGCTTGGCGAACTCCTTGGCGAGACCGGCTTCGTCGCGGGAACGTCCGCGCGGAGGAGAATCTGCTTCGGACGTCCAAG ACGTCCAGTCGTCGATCGTGCAGCTCTTCAAGGGATCCGAAGCTACTGAGAAATTTGATTCGCCGATGGGAAAGGTCATAGATATGTGCGAACAGTTCTGCCATCAATTggaccgaacgaacgaaagaaagaagcTGCTGATCGAACCAGATTTCGTGAAAGGCGGCAGAACAGACGCCGCGGGAAAGAGGCGCGACGCTCTATCGCCAAGGGAGACGAAACAGTCGACGAAGAAACAAACCGGCCCGTTGATCGAGGTGATCGCAAAGAATCCGGCAAACGTGGACGGTACAGAGGGGGAGCCTGAAGAGCCGCCGCCAGTCGACCCTGAGGACCCGACGATGAACGCTGCGTTGAAAGATAGGATACTGAAGAGCATAAACGCGCCGAAAAGCGAGGAGCAGATGGAGAGGGCTAAGAAATCGGCGGACAAGCTGATGAAGTTTTCCAGGGAAGCCATGGCCAAGGGGAAACCGCTGCTCGATCGACCATCCACCACCTGCAATCAGCAACTG CAACTCACCGACAGCAGAAGATTCTTCATGGAGCTGATGAAGGAGGAGGACTCTGCGCAGGAAGTGGAGGCTGTCGATAAGGGTGAATTGGGGGCAGGGGCTGGGAATTTGGTTACACGAGTCTCGGAGGGTGGCGACGCGAAAGCAGACGCAACTGCGAAAATAGAACGGGCTGCGGAGGGCCGTATCACCGGTGGCGATGGAAGCCAAAGGGGTCATTCAGACGCAGAAGCGGATAATGCGGGGAAAGCGAGGAAAAGTTTGGAGATGCAGGTGGTTCAAGAAAACTGA
- the LOC143375367 gene encoding uncharacterized protein LOC143375367 produces the protein MQEDCDFQSIMEEKPPNEASLDVPAIAESSPETETNKSVPKDSTVDFQVLAAASSSEVFTRMELELRMNEYAPERQVSASKSLPESCTEESPSRLSYSDCDAILDVTYENLSYYNSTKAEKDSDSDFDDTLIFEDAEECGASGRNENVAESCCRSSCCERSMDEAFERRLDDFDRTSEDGFTAAAASAIKIEDDGGVDAGDEALTVELQEK, from the exons ATGCAAGAGGACTGCGACTTCCAGTCCATCATGGAGGAGAAGCCGCCGAATGAAGCCAGCCTCGACGTTCCGGCCATTGCTGAGTCTTCGCCTGAAACGGAGACAAATAAATCG GTGCCGAAGGACTCAACGGTGGACTTCCAAGTGCTGGCGGCGGCGTCGTCGTCGGAGGTTTTCACGCGGATGGAGCTGGAGCTGCGAATGAACGAGTACGCGCCCGAGCGGCAAGTATCGGCCAGCAAGTCTCTGCCGGAGTCCTGCACCGAGGAGAGCCCCAGCAGGTTGTCGTACTCGGACTGCGACGCGATTCTGGACGTGacctacgagaatttgtcctATTACAACTCGACGAAAGCAGAGAAGGACAGCGACAGCGACTTCGACGACACGCTGATCTTCGAGGACGCCGAGGAATGCGGAGCCTCGGGTCGCAACGAGAACGTTGCGGAAAGCTGCTGCAGGAGCTCGTGCTGCGAGCGATCCATGGATGAAGCGTTCGAGAGGAGGCTCGACGACTTCGATCGAACGTCCGAGGACGGtttcaccgctgctgcggcgtCTGCGATTAAAATCGAAGATGACGGTGGTGTGGACGCTGGAGACGAGGCTCTGACTGTCGAGCTTCAAG AGAAGTAG